In Melitaea cinxia chromosome 4, ilMelCinx1.1, whole genome shotgun sequence, a single genomic region encodes these proteins:
- the LOC123670322 gene encoding uncharacterized protein LOC123670322 codes for MELVPEEQRDKSDVVYLPHHAVVRNDKVTSKVRVVFDASCFGTNGVSLNNDLLLGPSLQNTLRHIVMRWRKHHICLVADIVKMYRQVKVNLEDADEFQRILWRDESGTIQHYRMLRVTFGIASAPYLAVRVLQQVAYDEGVNHPAAVEKIINDFYMDDLMTGCQTVEECLKIKNEISSILGKGGFQLQKWASNSKEFMEKIGQRKEEKESRIKIGAGKESEAIQKVLGLTWNSSTDEIEYSVQLPQLEFPVTKRKVISDISRLFDPLGWIAPTIITSKIFIQKLWISGIDWDHELPPHLLQEWLTYRSDLAKLNNFRIPRWMHTNVDDKEVELHGFSDASNQAYAAVVYTRIIDKNNEVHVNLVTSKTKVSPIKQVSIPRLELCGAQLLAKLILEVSEILEIPKEKIHAWTDSSVVLEWLSSHPSKWKTFVANRTSEILTILDRSQWAHVKSKDNPADCASRGVKDYENLSLWKHGPSWLSEFTINYSPQEKGQDTKLEERDKRLCHTVNSIEEEELFTRFSTLRKLIRTIAYLRCYFKWLHSSRKIVFPSYLTSLELNKALEKCIIYFQKKFFACDIESIIKIKSVTKKSKLVSLNPFIDSNGLLRVGGRLQNAELSDDMKHPILIPRNSHLAQLIIADAHEKTLHGGPQLMLSFIRTKYWIVDAKNLVKLYVRKCVTCIRHAPPSNQPIMGQLPASRVTADRPFRQTGVDYAGPIAIRTTKGRGHRSTKGYICFFICMATKAIHLEAVSDVTSEGFIAAFKRMVARRGHVSDLWSDNGSNFVGAEKEIKKLLLKERSSVSVEIANWLSGNGTTWHRIPPYTPHFGGLWEAGIKSTKHHLKRAIGNSTLTFEELSTVLSQIEACLNSRPLTTLSDDAQDPFPLTPGHFLVGEPLLLVPDDNYEKSTIASLRRWQLVQRMTQYFWRRWSNEYLSHFLHRYRWNRHSPEPKIGDVALVKEENLPPARWLYGIIVDKHTGQDNVTRVVSLKCKGIVIKRPISKICILPVNN; via the coding sequence ATGGAGTTAGTTCCTGAAGAACAGCGCGATAAATCAGATGTGGTGTATTTGCCACACCATGCCGTAGTACGTAATGATAAGGTAACATCTAAGGTTAGAGTAGTCTTTGATGCATCCTGCTTTGGAACTAATGGTGTAAGTCTAAACAATGATCTGTTACTTGGCCCGTCTCTTCAAAATACTTTGAGGCATATCGTTATGCGATGGCGCAAACATCATATTTGTTTGGTAGCAGACATCGTTAAGATGTATCGACAGGTGAAGGTAAACCTGGAGGATGCAGATGAGTTCCAGCGTATCTTGTGGCGCGATGAATCTGGAACAATACAACATTACAGAATGTTACGTGTTACTTTCGGAATTGCGTCTGCACCTTACCTTGCCGTTAGAGTTCTGCAGCAAGTAGCCTACGATGAAGGTGTAAATCATCCTGCTGCTGTGgagaaaattataaatgatttttacatGGACGATCTTATGACTGGTTGCCAAACGGTCGAAGAatgcctgaaaataaaaaatgaaattagtaGCATATTGGGTAAGGGAGGATTTCAATTGCAAAAATGGGCAAGTAATAGTAAGGAGTTTATGGAAAAAATAGGACAGAGAAAAGAAGAGAAGGAGTCTAGGATTAAAATAGGGGCAGGAAAGGAATCAGAGGCTATTCAGAAAGTGTTAGGACTTACCTGGAATAGTAGCACAGACGAAATTGAATACAGTGTCCAATTACCACAGTTAGAATTTCCAGTAACAAAGAGGAAAGTAATTTCGGATATCTCGCGTTTGTTCGACCCTTTAGGGTGGATAGCCCCAACTATTATTACTTCTAAAATCTTTATTCAAAAACTTTGGATATCAGGTATAGATTGGGATCACGAACTTCCACCTCATTTGTTACAAGAATGGCTTACTTACCGGTCAGATCTTGCAAAACTTAACAATTTCCGCATTCCTCGATGGATGCACACAAATGTTGATGATAAAGAAGTAGAGCTGCATGGATTCAGTGATGCGTCAAATCAGGCCTATGCTGCAGTTGTATATACTCGCATTATAGATAAGAATAATGAAGTGCATGTAAATCTTGTCACATCCAAGACCAAGGTTTCTCCAATTAAACAAGTCTCCATCCCTCGTTTGGAGCTCTGCGGAGCTCAGCTTCTTGCCAAGCTCATTTTGGAGGTTTCGGAGATATTGGAGATTCCTAAAGAAAAAATTCACGCTTGGACAGACTCTTCCGTGGTACTTGAGTGGCTCAGTAGTCATCCAAGTAAATGGAAAACATTTGTTGCCAATCGTACTTCGGAGATCTTGACAATTTTAGATCGAAGTCAATGGGCACACGTAAAATCTAAAGACAACCCAGCTGATTGTGCATCAAGGGGTGTTAAAGATTATGAAAATTTAAGCTTGTGGAAACATGGTCCATCTTGGCTAAGTGAATTTACTATCAACTACAGTCCACAAGAAAAAGGCCAAGATACCAAACTGGAAGAAAGAGATAAAAGACTTTGTCATACGGTAAATAGTATTGAAGAAGAAGAACTATTTACAAGATTCTCAACGCTCCGAAAATTAATTAGAACGATCGCTTATTTgagatgttattttaaatggtTACATTCCTCGCGTAAAATTGTTTTTCCTAGTTATCTTACAAGTCTAGAGTTAAACAAGGCATtggaaaaatgtataatttacttTCAGAAGAAGTTCTTTGCTTGTGACATCGagagtattattaaaattaaatcggtAACTAAGAAGAGTAAACTTGTGTCTCTTAACCCTTTCATAGATAGTAATGGTTTGTTAAGAGTTGGAGGACGTTTGCAGAATGCTGAGTTAAGCGATGACATGAAACATCCAATTTTGATTCCACGTAACTCGCATTTAGCACAACTTATTATCGCAGATGCACACGAAAAGACTCTTCATGGAGGCCCACAGCTAATGCTTAGTTTTATTAGGACGAAGTACTGGATCGTTGATGCTAAGAATTTGGTCAAGCTATATGTCAGAAAATGCGTTACGTGTATACGTCATGCCCCTCCATCAAATCAACCCATTATGGGTCAGTTACCTGCATCTCGAGTAACAGCAGACAGACCTTTTCGTCAGACCGGTGTAGATTATGCAGGACCCATTGCAATAAGAACCACAAAGGGTAGGGGTCATCGCTCTACTAAAGGTTATATTTGCTTCTTTATATGTATGGCTACTAAGGCTATACATCTTGAAGCTGTCAGTGATGTGACATCTGAAGGATTTATAGCCGCATTTAAACGTATGGTGGCTAGGCGAGGTCACGTTTCAGATTTGTGGAGCGATAATGGTTCTAATTTTGTTGGAGCtgaaaaggaaattaaaaagtTGCTTTTGAAAGAGAGATCAAGTGTATCTGTGGAGATAGCTAATTGGCTTTCGGGTAACGGCACTACTTGGCATCGCATTCCACCTTACACTCCACACTTTGGTGGATTATGGGAAGCAGGGATTAAATCAACGAAGCACCACCTGAAAAGAGCGATTGGAAACTCAACTCTGACGTTTGAGGAGTTGAGTACGGTTCTTTCCCAAATTGAGGCATGTCTTAATTCAAGACCATTGACTACTTTAAGTGATGACGCACAGGATCCGTTTCCACTTACACCCGGACATTTTCTTGTGGGAGAACCTCTTCTACTTGTTCCAGATGATAATTATGAGAAGTCAACAATAGCTAGTCTCCGAAGATGGCAGTTGGTACAGCGAATGACCCAATACTTTTGGCGACGGTGGTCAAATGAGTATCTATCTCATTTCCTACACCGGTATCGTTGGAATCGTCACTCTCCTGAGCCAAAAATCGGAGACGTAGCCTTAGTTAAAGAAGAAAATCTTCCACCAGCCAGATGGCTTTATGGAATAATTGTTGACAAACATACTGGTCAGGATAATGTTACGCGTGTTGTAAGTTTGAAATGCAAAGGCATTGTCATCAAAAGACctatttcaaaaatttgtattttaccaGTTAATAATTAA